One Watersipora subatra chromosome 4, tzWatSuba1.1, whole genome shotgun sequence genomic window carries:
- the LOC137394396 gene encoding uncharacterized protein, translating to MADNPADVSFRENSLKRQNKRLSQSKIVSGPISYNLYSLFLKYLVNREVPTELALNDSEIPIPASEYQAFENIAKDCGLERAFHAQRNDASTSVNNKRFTGLSSATASFSTAIQAESSNQSMTTDIDYCVEEKITFSTKGTAVLGDDDDIATGNMQFQKLENHIRNQGNIHDDDIPSIDSLPCVPNTDLSNNTKLAPNDSLPTSVTSKMYSNPIKTNKNLPEVNNAKLKKFLLWAKKMYVKVNSVVEGKDLQIVSLMSKKSNREIAPKESFEQIIEAVHNRRGQVGQNHLSISSTIAEIKKTYTFGYRDFGMTEELVRQTVSKCRSTKCIALYFQIATEKHIVPTDGGPASTINQNESPIIDKFYQEIAHIIVENDIWLHQGSHKNKEKVRSKINSIKRSSPFWHARVAKRKVEEERTGQSGNRARPSPPSNIVETMSLEAAYECLVQLTTQMRHELLIAFVGERRHQDNLSRSIAASQALVRRCLATSIAPVQIEASPS from the exons ATGGCTGACAATCCTGCAGACGTAAGCTTTCGCGAAAATTCATTGAAAAGGCAAAATAAACGACTATCACAAAGCAAGATAGTTTCGGGACCTATATCCTATAATTTGTattctttgtttttaaaatatttagtgaATCGTGAAGTTCCTACAGAGTTGGCATTAAACGATTCAGAAATTCCTATTCCAGCATCGGAATATCAAGCATTTGAAAACATCGCAAAAGACTGCGGGCTTGAGCGAGCTTTTCATGCGCAACGCAATGATGCATCTACGTCTGTCAATAATAAACGTTTTACAGGGTTGTCTTCTGCAACTGCATCTTTTAGTACCGCTATCCAAGCTGAATCATCAAACCAGTCAATGACTACTGATATCGATTATTGCGTtgaagagaagataactttttCAACTAAGGGTACAGCGGTTTTAGGTGATGATGACGATATAGCTACCGGTAATATGCAGTTTCAGAAATTAGAAAATCATATCCGTAACCAGGGAAACATTCACGACGATGACATTCCTTCTATCGACAGTTTGCCCTGTGTGCCAAATACTGATTTATCTAACAACACAAAATTAGCACCAAACGATTCGTTGCCGACTTCAGTAACTAGCAAAATGTATAGTAATCCtattaaaactaacaaaaatttACCAGAGGTCAATAATGCTAAGCTGAAAAAATTCCTTCTTTGGGCAAAGAAGATGTATGTTAAGGTGAATTCCGTTGTAGAGGGCAAAGATCTCCAAATAGTTTCACTTATGTCTAAAAAGAGTAACAGGGAGATTGCGCCGAAGGAAAGTTTTGAGCAAATTATTGAAGCAGTACATAATCGGCGGGGTCAGGTTGGTCAGAATCATTTGTCAATCAGCAGTACTATCGCAGAGATAAAGAAGACTTACACATTTGGGTATCGCGATTTCGGAATGACTGAAGAGTTAGTGCGGCAGACAGTGTCAAAATGTCGCTCTACTAAGTGTATTGCTTTGTATTTCCAAATTGCAACAGAAAAGCACATTGTTCCTACAGATGGAGGGCCAGCTTCAACAATCAATCAAAATGAGTCCCCAATCATTGACAAGTTTTATCAAG AAATTGCCCATATCATTGTTGAGAATGATATCTGGCTTCATCAAGGCTCTCACAAGAACAAAGAGAAGGTTAGAAGCAAAATCAACAGCATCAAAAGGAGTAGCCCTTTTTGGCACG CTAGAGTTGCAAAACGAAAAGTAGAAGAAGAGCGAACCGGGCAGTCAGGTAACAGAGCAAGGCCATCTCCACCATCAAATATTGTGGAG ACAATGTCTTTAGAAGCTGCTTATGAGTGTCTGGTACAATTGACTACACAGATGAGGCACGAGCTGCTCATTGCTTTTGTTGGGGAACGCAGGCACCAGGACAACCTTTCTCGCTCCATAGCTGCTAGTCAAGCCTTGGTAAGGCGGTGCTTGGCAACTAGCATCGCTCCTGTCCAGATCGAAGCATCTCCTTCCTAA
- the LOC137394397 gene encoding uncharacterized protein — MTPCVSKHAQGSEEIDNDYVEDCLLGNFFNNSELKVRFAWYDKEGNGLISSSDLISFLRCIGLNPSKAECEEYKRNCSGENGMVDFSSVASLVQNIGWDITAEEEAAADALAHFDGARTGYIEESVLRKKLASLGQDQLTQTELTRMISLVEKDEKGRVNINELSTALMRRSSSA, encoded by the exons ATGACTCCATGCGTTAGCAAACATGCTCAAGGCAGTGAAGAGATAGATAATGACTATGTAGAAGACTGTCTGCTTGGCAATTTCTTCAACAATAGCG AACTAAAGGTGCGATTCGCCTGGTATGATAAAGAAGGGAATGGTTTGATAAGCTCCAGTGACCTCATCTCATTTCTAAGGTGCATCGGCCTGAACCCTTCCAAAGCTGAATGTGAAGAGTATAAGAGAAACTGCTCAGGAG AGAATGGCATGGTAGACTTCTCCTCAGTGGCCTCACTTGTCCAAAATATTGGCTGGGATATAACTGCGGAAGAGGAGGCGGCTGCAGATGCTTTAGCAC ACTTTGATGGTGCGAGAACTGGCTATATAGAAGAATCTGTTTTACGTAAGAAGTTAGCTTCTCTCGGTCAAGATCAGCTGACACAAACCGAGTTGACAAGGATGATTTCTCTAGTTGAAAAGGATGAAAAGGGTAGAGTCAACATTAATG AACTTAGCACGGCTTTAATGCGCCGATCATCATCAGCTTGA